A window from Macaca thibetana thibetana isolate TM-01 chromosome 7, ASM2454274v1, whole genome shotgun sequence encodes these proteins:
- the ACOT4 gene encoding peroxisomal succinyl-coenzyme A thioesterase encodes MSATLILEPPGRCCWNEPVRIAVRGLAPEQRVTLRASLRDEKGALFRAHARYCADARGELDLEHAPALGGSFAGLEPMGLLWALEPEKPFWRFLKRDVEIPFVVELEVLDGHDPEPGRLLCQARHERLFLPPGVRRESVRAGRVRATLFLPPGPGPFPGIIDIFGIGGGLLEYRASLLAGHGFATLALAYYNFEDLPKNMDNISLEYFEEALCYMLQHPQVKGPGIGLLGISLGADICLSMASFLKNVSATVSINGSGISGNKAINYKLSSIPPLGYDLRRIKVAFSGLMDIVDIRNDLVGGYENSSMIPVEKAQGPILLIVGQDDHNWRSELYAQKVSERLQAHGKEKPQIICYPGTGHYIEPPYFPLCPASLHELVNKHVMWGGEPTAHSKAQVDAWKQILAFFCKHLGGTQKTAFPKL; translated from the exons ATGTCAGCAACGCTGATCCTGGAGCCCCCGGGCCGCTGCTGCTGGAACGAGCCGGTGCGCATTGCAGTGCGCGGCCTGGCCCCGGAGCAGCGGGTCACGCTGCGCGCGTCCCTGCGCGACGAGAAGGGCGCGCTCTTCCGGGCCCACGCGCGCTACTGCGCCGACGCCCGCGGCGAACTGGACCTGGAGCACGCGCCCGCACTGGGCGGCAGCTTCGCGGGACTCGAGCCCATGGGGCTGCTCTGGGCCCTGGAACCCGAGAAGCCTTTTTGGCGCTTCCTGAAGCGGGACGTAGAGATTCCCTTTGTCGTGGAGTTGGAGGTACTGGACGGCCACGACCCCGAACCCGGACGGCTGCTGTGCCAGGCGCGGCACGAGCGCCTCTTCCTCCCGCCGGGGGTGCGGCGCGAGTCGGTGCGCGCGGGCCGGGTGCGCGCCACGCTCTTCCTGCCGCCAG GACCTGGACCCTTCCCAGGGATCATTGACATCTTTGGTATTGGAGGGGGCCTGTTGGAATATCGAGCCAGCCTCCTTGCTGGCCATGGCTTTGCTACGTTGGCTCTAGCTTATTATAACTTTGAAGATCTCCCCAAGAACATGGACAACATATCCCTGGAGTACTTCGAAGAAGCCCTGTGCTACATGCTTCAACATCCCCAG gTAAAAGGCCCAGGCATTGGGCTTTTGGGCATTTCTTTAGGAGCTGATATTTGTCTCTCAATGGCCTCATTCTTGAAGAATGTCTCAGCCACGGTTTCCATCAATGGATCTGGGATCAGTGGGAACAAAGCCATCAACTATAAGCTCAGTAGCATTCCACCATTGGGCTATGACCTGAGGAGAATCAAGGTAGCTTTCTCGGGCCTCATGGACATCGTGGATATAAGGAATGATCTCGTAGGAGGGTATGAGAACTCCAGCATGATTCCAGTAGAGAAGGCCCAGGGGCCCATCCTGCTCATCGTCGGTCAGGATGACCATAACTGGAGGAGTGAGTTGTATGCCCAAAAAGTCTCTGAACGGTTACAGGcccatggaaaggaaaaaccccAGATCATCTGTTACCCTGGGACTGGGCATTACATCGAGCCTCCTTACTTCCCCCTGTGCCCAGCTTCCCTTCACGAATTAGTAAACAAACATGTGATGTGGGGTGGGGAGCCCACGGCTCATTCTAAGGCCCAGGTAGATGCCTGGAAGCAGATTCTAGCCTTCTTCTGCAAACACCTGGGAGGTACCCAGAAAACAGCTTTCCCTAAATTGTAA